One window of the Thermodesulfovibrionia bacterium genome contains the following:
- a CDS encoding type II toxin-antitoxin system VapC family toxin: protein MAEYPLKVICDTSIYIPFINQGIAHPAVFNETSAPLLYMSSVVVSELYAGAHDSQSIKLLDKLYHTFQNVGRLIVPNDEDWRQTGGIIAKNRKKYRYDSTYLSRLQNDILIACSARRIGAFVLTKNEKDFVRIREFVDFRIYGR, encoded by the coding sequence TTGGCAGAATATCCGCTTAAGGTTATCTGCGACACCTCGATATATATCCCTTTTATAAATCAGGGAATCGCGCATCCTGCGGTTTTCAATGAGACATCCGCGCCATTACTATACATGAGTTCGGTTGTCGTTTCTGAACTTTACGCCGGAGCGCATGACAGCCAGTCCATTAAGCTTCTGGACAAGTTGTATCACACCTTTCAGAATGTCGGAAGACTGATAGTCCCCAACGACGAGGACTGGCGTCAAACCGGCGGCATCATCGCGAAGAACAGAAAAAAATACAGGTATGACTCAACATATCTTTCCCGTCTGCAAAATGATATTCTTATCGCCTGCTCTGCCCGGAGAATCGGAGCGTTTGTGCTTACAAAAAATGAAAAGGATTTTGTGAGAATACGTGAGTTTGTGGATTTTCGTATCTATGGGCGGTAA